Within Sulfurovum xiamenensis, the genomic segment CCTGATGCTAAGTCCTCTTCAACTATCGTACGTAAAAAATCTTTGCTCTCACTCATTCTTATTAAACCTTTTGATTTTAAAGTTGTATTTTATCTAATTAGAGCTTATCTCATCTTAGATACAGTGTTTTAGCTTCAGAGAAATGGCAGCTTGTATCACGAGAGATGTTTCCTAAAGAAAAAAGCCTAGCAATACTATCGCTCTTTAAAACAGTTATAAATTAAACCCACTATAATTACACTCTTATAAACGCACAGTTTTTGGAGTAGGATAAATGCTTAGATTTGCCCCATCACCGACCGGTGATATGTCTATAGAAGACCTTCGTATAGCACTGTTTAACTACATGGTAGCCAAACAAAAAGATGTCAACTTCATTGTACGTATCGAAGACCTTGACAAAGAACGGAACATTACCGGCAAAGATACGGAGATCATGGATATCATTGAGAAGTTTGCACTGCCTCACGACAGCGTCTCTCACCAAAGTGAAAACCTCCATATACACCAGACACTGGCGATCAGACTCCTTGAAGAGAAAAAAGCGTTCATCTGTACCTGTACCCCTGAGCAGCTTAATGAAGAGCAAGAAGAGGCAAAATATAACAAGGTACCTTACCGCTACAGTGGTCGGTGCTCTGCTATGGGTGCGGAAGAGCTTCATAAGCTCAAAGAAGAGAAAATACCGTTTGTCGTGCGTATCAAGGCTCCGGATGCACCTATCATCACTCACGACCTGATCAAGGGGGATATCGAAACTCCAGCCGATGAAGTAGACTCTTTTGTCATTTTAAATGCTGACGGTACACCAACCTATGACTTTGCCTGTGCCTGTGATGATATGATCTCAGGGATCAGCCTCGTCATCCGTAGTGAAGATCAACTCTCAAACACGCCTAAACAAATACATATCAAAACGCTCCTTGGATATGAGCAGCAGGCAGACTATACACATCTGCCTATGATTCTTAATGCCGAGGGTAAGAAAATGAGTACAAATGATGATGCCAGCTCGGTCAAGTGGCTATTTGAACATGGATTCATTCCCGATGCGATCGCTAACTACCTGATACTGCTTGGCAATCAAACACCATCAGAGATCTTCACCATGCCTGAGGCATTAAAATGGTTTGACTTGAGTAGACTTTCCAAGTCACCTGTAATATTTGACATAGACACACTCCGTTCTATCAACGCAGAACACCTTAAGCAGATGGATGACAAACGTCTTTCTACACTCTTTGGCTTTGCAGATGCAGATATCGGAAAACTCGCCAAACTCTACCTTCAGGAAGCATGTACCATTAACGAACTTGAATCAAAGATCAAACCGATCTTTGCACCTAAGAATTTTGAAGGTAAATGGAGTGCCCAGATGCACACGATGGAAGATATCATCCAAAATGCTCCTATGATCAATGACTTTAACGCATTTAAAGCACACATTCTGAAAGAGAGCGGACTGGAAGGAGAAGATTTCTTCACCCCGCTGAGACTCATCCTGACGGGTGCTGAGCATGGACCTGAACTCTCCGAGATCTATCCGCTTATTAAACCATATTTACTGGAGGTAGCATCATGAATGCACTTATATACGCCATTGTACAAACGATCCACACTGTACTGAACCTTTATATCTGGATAGTGATCATTGCTGCATTACTGAGTTTTGTACGACCTGATCCTTACAATCCTATCGTACAGGTACTCTACCGTCTAACTGAACCTGTCCTAAACTTCATCAGACGTAAAATGCCCTTTGTTGTATTTTCAGGTATTGATCTTTCGCCTTTGGTTGTGATCTTAGGTCTACAACTGATCGATAACTTTATGATGCGTGCTGTACTCGGATAATCAATGCACCTGAAATTTCTTTTGATTTTATTGCTGCTTGTACTCTCTATGGGTACATCCACACTACAGGCAAAAACGTTCACCTACGAACAGATACACAAGATGCCAAAAAGTATAGAAAAAGATTACTATATCTGGCGTTTTCTTTCACAGATCACCACCACAGCTGCTGAAGCCAAAAAGGTCATCTATGAAGCAAGCAGGCTCAATACAAAGCTTCGAACGGCCTACAAAAATAGAACCGGGT encodes:
- the gltX gene encoding glutamate--tRNA ligase, which codes for MLRFAPSPTGDMSIEDLRIALFNYMVAKQKDVNFIVRIEDLDKERNITGKDTEIMDIIEKFALPHDSVSHQSENLHIHQTLAIRLLEEKKAFICTCTPEQLNEEQEEAKYNKVPYRYSGRCSAMGAEELHKLKEEKIPFVVRIKAPDAPIITHDLIKGDIETPADEVDSFVILNADGTPTYDFACACDDMISGISLVIRSEDQLSNTPKQIHIKTLLGYEQQADYTHLPMILNAEGKKMSTNDDASSVKWLFEHGFIPDAIANYLILLGNQTPSEIFTMPEALKWFDLSRLSKSPVIFDIDTLRSINAEHLKQMDDKRLSTLFGFADADIGKLAKLYLQEACTINELESKIKPIFAPKNFEGKWSAQMHTMEDIIQNAPMINDFNAFKAHILKESGLEGEDFFTPLRLILTGAEHGPELSEIYPLIKPYLLEVAS
- a CDS encoding YggT family protein; this encodes MNALIYAIVQTIHTVLNLYIWIVIIAALLSFVRPDPYNPIVQVLYRLTEPVLNFIRRKMPFVVFSGIDLSPLVVILGLQLIDNFMMRAVLG